CGGTGGCGACAGGATGAAGGCCGCAGGAGTAAAACTTCTGTATCACTCAAAGGATCTCGCTGCGATAGGCCTTATAGATATCCTTAAAAAGATATTTTTCTTTAAAAAGGTATTGGGCGAGATAGGTAATAGATTGAAGTCGCACCGCTATGACGCGGTGATAATCATTGATGCGCCTGAACTTAATTTCCGTATCGGTAAAATGGCTCACAAGGCAGGTATTCCGGTTTTCTATTATGTATGTCCGCAACTTTGGGCATGGCGCAGTTACCGGGTCAACTCTGTAAAGAAGTGGGTCGATACGATGCTG
This region of Nitrospinota bacterium genomic DNA includes:
- a CDS encoding lipid-A-disaccharide synthase — its product is MKYFISAAEESGEIYGARIVKELKAIDTDAEFEGVGGDRMKAAGVKLLYHSKDLAAIGLIDILKKIFFFKKVLGEIGNRLKSHRYDAVIIIDAPELNFRIGKMAHKAGIPVFYYVCPQLWAWRSYRVNSVKKWVDTML